A portion of the Pseudarthrobacter sp. L1SW genome contains these proteins:
- the paaE gene encoding 1,2-phenylacetyl-CoA epoxidase subunit PaaE, which produces MPVVRQTAAEEAQATGRRRPSFHTLAVKEVRRLTEDAIEVSFHVPAELAGQFDYLPGQYVALRTTLPDETGEPKEIRRSYSICAEPRSFADGTSEIRVAIKKDLGGLFSTWANAELKAGDTLDVMSPMGAFVSKFGRDGQAMEQNRMNSMNNPEELAGDVASQGEASFVAIAAGSGITPVIAIARTLLAKNPECRFDLIYANKAAMDVMFLEELADLKDKYPQRLAIHHVLSREQRIAPLLSGRIDSEKLRQLLGTAIHADDVDEWFLCGPFELVQLCRDTLAERGVKPENIRFELFTSGKPDKPEGNAGRPVLVDESKETYKITFKLDGLQGEVASPTYARESILNAALRVRPDVPFACAGGVCGTCRAKVVTGSVTMDENYALEQDELDKGYVLTCQSHPTSKEVTVDFDV; this is translated from the coding sequence ATGCCTGTTGTCCGCCAGACCGCCGCCGAAGAGGCGCAGGCCACCGGCCGCCGTCGTCCGTCCTTCCACACCCTCGCCGTGAAGGAGGTGCGCCGGCTCACCGAGGACGCCATCGAGGTCTCCTTCCACGTGCCCGCGGAGCTCGCCGGCCAGTTCGACTACCTGCCCGGCCAGTACGTCGCCCTGCGCACCACGCTGCCGGACGAGACGGGTGAGCCCAAGGAAATCCGCCGCAGCTACTCCATCTGCGCCGAGCCGCGCAGCTTCGCGGATGGCACCAGCGAAATCCGCGTGGCCATCAAGAAGGACCTGGGCGGGCTGTTCTCCACCTGGGCCAACGCCGAGCTGAAGGCCGGGGACACCCTGGACGTCATGAGCCCCATGGGCGCGTTCGTTTCCAAGTTCGGCCGCGACGGCCAGGCCATGGAGCAGAACCGGATGAACTCCATGAACAACCCGGAGGAGCTGGCGGGGGACGTCGCCTCCCAGGGGGAAGCGAGCTTCGTGGCAATAGCCGCCGGCTCAGGGATCACCCCGGTGATCGCGATCGCACGCACACTGCTGGCCAAGAACCCGGAGTGCCGGTTCGACCTGATTTACGCAAACAAGGCCGCCATGGACGTGATGTTCCTGGAGGAGCTCGCGGACCTGAAGGACAAGTACCCGCAGCGGCTGGCCATCCACCACGTGCTGTCCCGCGAGCAGCGGATCGCGCCGCTGCTGAGCGGAAGGATCGATTCGGAGAAGCTCCGGCAGCTGCTGGGCACCGCCATCCACGCGGACGATGTGGACGAGTGGTTCCTGTGCGGGCCGTTCGAGCTGGTGCAGCTGTGCCGGGACACCCTGGCCGAGCGCGGCGTGAAGCCGGAGAACATCCGGTTCGAGCTGTTCACGTCCGGCAAGCCGGACAAGCCGGAGGGCAACGCCGGCCGGCCCGTGCTGGTGGACGAGTCCAAGGAGACGTACAAGATCACGTTCAAGCTGGACGGCCTGCAGGGCGAGGTGGCCAGCCCCACCTACGCCCGCGAGTCCATCCTCAACGCCGCGCTGCGGGTCCGCCCGGACGTGCCGTTCGCGTGCGCCGGGGGAGTGTGCGGCACCTGCCGGGCCAAGGTGGTCACCGGCAGCGTGACCATGGACGAAAACTACGCCCTGGAGCAGGATGAGCTGGACAAGGGCTACGTGCTGACCTGCCAGAGCCACCCCACCAGCAAGGAAGTCACGGTCGACTTCGACGTCTAA
- a CDS encoding enoyl-CoA hydratase/isomerase family protein → MISLSITNGVAEVVLDAPYKLNSLDEQALAELSQAYDDAAAAASRGEVRALLLRGEGRAFCAGRDIQNVTPESDDAAAYLGGLVEPLLKKMAAFPAPTFAAAHGACLGVGLGLLLATDVVYVAENAKFGSPFAKLGATLDSGGHWYFTERLGMHRTLDLIYTADLISGAEAVAQGMFSRAMPAESLLEITRGIVGRVAQGATGAFVASKELVAHIRDQRLGLWEAMQEENTEQARLCKTEDYAEGFRAFQEKRAPVFKG, encoded by the coding sequence ATGATTTCCCTCTCCATCACCAACGGCGTTGCCGAGGTTGTGCTGGACGCGCCGTACAAGCTGAACTCGCTGGACGAGCAGGCGCTGGCGGAGCTGTCCCAGGCGTACGACGACGCTGCTGCCGCCGCCTCACGCGGTGAGGTGCGGGCGCTGCTGCTGAGGGGAGAAGGCAGGGCCTTCTGCGCGGGCCGGGACATCCAGAACGTGACGCCGGAGAGTGACGACGCCGCCGCGTACCTGGGCGGGCTGGTGGAGCCGCTGCTGAAGAAGATGGCTGCCTTCCCGGCTCCGACGTTTGCTGCAGCCCATGGCGCCTGCCTGGGCGTGGGGCTGGGGCTGCTGCTGGCCACGGACGTGGTGTACGTGGCGGAGAACGCGAAGTTCGGGTCGCCGTTCGCCAAACTGGGCGCAACGCTGGACTCGGGCGGGCACTGGTACTTCACGGAGCGGCTGGGCATGCACCGTACCCTGGACCTGATCTACACCGCGGACCTGATCTCCGGGGCCGAGGCCGTGGCGCAGGGGATGTTCAGCCGCGCCATGCCCGCGGAGTCTTTGCTGGAGATCACGCGGGGGATCGTGGGCCGCGTTGCCCAAGGTGCCACCGGTGCTTTCGTGGCCAGCAAGGAACTGGTGGCGCACATCCGGGACCAGCGCCTGGGCCTCTGGGAGGCCATGCAGGAGGAGAACACCGAGCAGGCTCGGCTCTGCAAAACCGAGGATTACGCTGAAGGTTTCCGGGCATTCCAGGAGAAGCGCGCGCCGGTGTTCAAAGGATAA
- a CDS encoding beta-propeller fold lactonase family protein: MAFRTTLARRHQERRSSPSMEHPGAGEGRLRGSTSASLLSRRRAAIISTVLAALMLAGNFPATAAGTVTSTIPVGTLPVGVALTPDGTAAYVTNSGSNTVSVIDVASGTTLSAIPVGPGPNDVAFTPDGSEAYVTNWGSDTISVIDVTSGTVTSTVTLESNPVNVAFVPDGSAAYVTHASSGAVSVIDVALGTVTSTITVGLGSVGVAFTPDGSAAYVTHPASDAVSVIDVGSGSVTKTITGGSEPAGVAFTPDGATAYVTNNGFNTVSVIDVESGTVTSTITVGSHPLGVAFTPDGAAAYVANDGSNTVSVIDVASGTVASTVPVGSGPTDVAFTPDGSTAYVTNYGSNTVSVIDVSSAPPVFTSATPPTKATTRAAYSYTFTATGDPAPTFYVSSGAVPVGLTLNTTTGVLSGTPTKGGKATFTVTATNGVGPDATTGPITITVTKAKVR, translated from the coding sequence ATGGCGTTCAGAACAACATTGGCCCGGCGACACCAGGAACGGCGCTCCTCCCCGAGCATGGAACATCCTGGTGCAGGCGAAGGCCGGCTCCGCGGGAGTACATCCGCTTCCCTCCTGTCCCGACGGCGTGCCGCCATCATCAGCACTGTCCTCGCTGCCCTTATGCTGGCCGGTAATTTCCCGGCAACTGCCGCGGGTACGGTGACGTCCACGATCCCGGTTGGGACGCTTCCGGTTGGTGTTGCGCTCACGCCGGACGGCACGGCAGCCTACGTCACCAACAGCGGCTCCAACACAGTGTCAGTCATCGATGTGGCATCGGGGACAACGCTCTCCGCGATCCCGGTGGGGCCGGGCCCGAACGATGTCGCATTCACGCCCGACGGCTCGGAAGCCTACGTCACCAACTGGGGTTCTGACACGATTTCGGTCATCGATGTGACTTCGGGGACCGTGACCTCCACGGTCACGCTGGAGTCGAATCCGGTCAACGTTGCTTTCGTCCCGGACGGGTCGGCAGCCTATGTCACCCATGCCTCTTCCGGCGCGGTATCGGTTATCGATGTGGCGTTGGGCACCGTGACATCTACGATCACGGTCGGCTTGGGCTCGGTGGGTGTTGCGTTCACCCCGGACGGGTCGGCAGCCTATGTTACCCACCCCGCTTCCGACGCGGTGTCGGTCATAGATGTGGGGTCGGGCTCGGTGACCAAAACGATCACGGGCGGGTCGGAGCCGGCAGGCGTTGCATTCACCCCGGACGGGGCGACAGCCTATGTCACCAACAACGGATTCAACACAGTGTCGGTGATTGATGTGGAGTCTGGCACCGTGACCTCCACGATTACAGTCGGGTCACATCCGCTTGGTGTTGCGTTCACCCCTGACGGGGCGGCAGCCTACGTCGCCAATGACGGTTCCAACACAGTGTCGGTCATCGATGTGGCGTCGGGTACGGTGGCCTCGACGGTCCCGGTCGGGTCGGGCCCAACCGATGTTGCGTTCACCCCTGACGGGTCCACGGCCTACGTCACCAACTACGGTTCCAACACGGTGTCGGTCATCGATGTTAGCTCGGCACCCCCGGTGTTCACCTCGGCCACACCTCCGACCAAAGCGACAACGCGTGCCGCCTACAGCTACACGTTCACCGCCACTGGTGACCCTGCCCCGACCTTCTACGTGTCCTCAGGTGCAGTGCCCGTGGGCCTGACCTTGAACACCACCACGGGGGTCCTTTCCGGGACCCCGACCAAGGGCGGCAAGGCAACGTTTACGGTCACCGCTACCAACGGGGTCGGCCCCGACGCGACCACGGGCCCTATCACGATCACCGTGACCAAAGCCAAGGTTCGCTGA
- the paaD gene encoding 1,2-phenylacetyl-CoA epoxidase subunit PaaD, translating into MYVSDFESKSTTPEQRAWDIAATVVDPEIPVLTIADLGILRKVEVGQDGHVKVTITPTYSGCPAMDAIRDDLTTAFEKEGYQDVEVDLVLAPAWTTDWMTEEGKAKLQEYGIAPPTGHSKAARHAGPIRLSMAVKCPQCASLNTKELTRFGSTSCKALYVCQDCKEPFDYFKVL; encoded by the coding sequence ATCTACGTCAGTGACTTTGAGAGCAAGAGTACGACGCCGGAGCAGCGCGCCTGGGACATCGCCGCCACCGTGGTGGACCCGGAGATTCCGGTACTCACCATCGCGGACCTGGGGATCCTGCGGAAGGTGGAGGTGGGACAGGACGGACACGTCAAGGTCACCATCACCCCCACATACTCGGGCTGCCCGGCCATGGACGCCATCCGGGACGACCTCACGACCGCCTTCGAAAAGGAGGGCTACCAGGACGTCGAGGTTGACCTGGTGCTCGCCCCGGCCTGGACCACGGACTGGATGACCGAAGAGGGCAAAGCGAAGCTGCAGGAGTACGGCATCGCCCCGCCCACCGGCCACTCAAAAGCAGCACGGCACGCCGGCCCCATCCGCCTGAGCATGGCCGTCAAGTGCCCGCAGTGCGCCAGCCTGAACACTAAAGAGCTCACCCGCTTCGGCTCCACCTCCTGCAAGGCGCTGTACGTCTGCCAGGACTGCAAGGAACCGTTCGATTACTTCAAAGTGCTGTAA